GAATCTGCAGGCCGTGCTCAAGCCTTCGTTCAACGTCGGTTTTGTCAGCATGAACGTCCGCAACCAGTACTTCAAGAACGAGAAGGTGCGCCAGGCCGTGAGCATGGCCATCAACAAGCCTGAGATCGTCAAGGCGTTCTGGAACGGCCTGGGCGTCTCCAACGCCTCCTTCCTGCCCCCTGTGATGAACTGGGCCAACAGCAAGAACGTGCCCGCCGACTACAAGTTTGATCCGCAGGCCGCCAAGAAAATGCTCGCGGACGCCGGTTACCCCAACGGCTTCTCTATCGATCTGTGGTACATGCCCGTTTCGCGCCCCTACTTCCCCAACCCCAAACCCATTGCCGAGGCCATTGCCGCCGACCTCTCGGCCATCGGCATCAAGGCCAACCTGAAAACCGAGGACTGGGGCAAGTACCTCGAAGACCGCAAGAAGGAACCCGGCTTCGACATGTACATGATCGGCTGGACCGGTGACTACGGCGACCCCGACAACTTCTACAGCGCCTACTACGGCTCGGAGAGCGCCACCCTCGACAGTGGGTACAAGCCCGCCGAACTCGAGAAGCTGCTTGACCAGGGGCGTGCCGCTGTCGGCCAGGAAGCCAAAGCCAAGATTTACGCCCAGGTTCACGACATGACCTACAACGCCGCCGTGCGTATTCCGGTGGTGCACAGCCAGCCGCTCGCCGCCGCTCGCTCCTACGTCAAGGGCTGGACCCCCAGCCCGCTGGGCAGCGAGTCCTTCAACACCATCAGCGTCGAAGGCAAGCGCTAAGAACTTTTGCACGACGTGAAGGGCGGGGCCGCGCGCCCCGCCCTTCACGTCTGTACTTTTTCTACAATTGAAAACCGAGAGGAGACATTTCGTTGACCGGTTACATCTTGAGGCGTCTGCTTCGCACCCTGGCAGTGGTCATCGGTATCTCACTGGTGGTCTTTGGCTTGATCCGCGCTATTCCGGGCGACCCGGCGGTCGTCATTCTGGGCGAACGGGGAAGCCCGGAAGCCTACGAGCAGCTGCGCGAGCAACTGGGGCTCAACAAGCCCGTCTTTCTGAACTTTCAGGAACCAACGCGTCTGTTTGACGCCCAGTATCCCCGCTTCGTCGGGCAACTGGCGCGCGGTGACCTGGGGGCAGGCATCAAAAGCCAGATTCCCGTGGCTGACGAACTGCGCAGCCGCTTTCCAGCCACGGTGGAACTGTCCATTGCCGCGCTCATCTTTGCGATGCTGGTCGGCTTACCGGCCGGCATCATTGCCGCCCTGAAAAGAAACGGCTTTTGGGACAACTTCGCCACCACCATCAGCCTGGTCGGGGTGTCCATGCCCGTGTTCTGGCTGGGCCTGCTGCTGTCATACGTGTTTGCGGTGCTGCTGGGGTGGCTGCCGCCCAGTTCGCGGCTCTCGACGGGGATCAGCATGGAGTCGGTAACCGGCCTGTACGTGCTCGACAGCGTTCTGCGGGGCCGCCCCGAGGTTACCTGGGACGCCCTGCGTCATCTGGTCTTGCCGGCCATCGCCCTGGGAACCATTCCGATGGCCATCATCGCGCGCATTACCCGCAGCAGCATGCTGGAAGTGCTGGGACAGGATTACGTGCGAACCGCGACGGCCAAGGGCCTCGCGCGCGGCCGGGTCGTGCTCAAGCACGCGCTGCGCAACGCCATGCTGCCGGTGGTGACCATCATCGGTCTGCAGGTGGGCGTGCTGCTCAGCGGCGCGGTGCTCACCGAGACGATCTTTTCCTGGCCGGGCCTCGGGTCGTGGAT
The Deinococcus peraridilitoris DSM 19664 genome window above contains:
- a CDS encoding ABC transporter permease — protein: MTGYILRRLLRTLAVVIGISLVVFGLIRAIPGDPAVVILGERGSPEAYEQLREQLGLNKPVFLNFQEPTRLFDAQYPRFVGQLARGDLGAGIKSQIPVADELRSRFPATVELSIAALIFAMLVGLPAGIIAALKRNGFWDNFATTISLVGVSMPVFWLGLLLSYVFAVLLGWLPPSSRLSTGISMESVTGLYVLDSVLRGRPEVTWDALRHLVLPAIALGTIPMAIIARITRSSMLEVLGQDYVRTATAKGLARGRVVLKHALRNAMLPVVTIIGLQVGVLLSGAVLTETIFSWPGLGSWIYDGITNRDYPVIQSGVIFAALIVSVVNLIVDLSYAFLDPRVQYR